A genome region from Micromonospora peucetia includes the following:
- a CDS encoding preprotein translocase YidC produces the protein MGYRARDGELPVDPAHAEDEAGQVRLVQVEADTDVPAPDDTTAKPDLVTEDDGSGMTGGASGSSSGGSGMPGHPDAAR, from the coding sequence GTGGGGTATCGGGCGCGCGACGGTGAGCTGCCGGTCGACCCGGCGCACGCCGAGGACGAGGCCGGGCAGGTTCGGCTGGTCCAGGTGGAGGCGGACACCGACGTCCCCGCGCCGGACGACACGACGGCGAAGCCCGACCTGGTCACCGAGGATGACGGGTCCGGCATGACGGGCGGCGCGTCGGGCAGTTCCAGCGGCGGGTCCGGCATGCCGGGCCATCCGGACGCGGCGCGCTGA
- the rnhA gene encoding ribonuclease HI — protein MVDETTGRVVQIWTDGACSGNPGPGGWGVLLRYGAHERELCGGEATPTTNNRMELMAAIQALEGLTRAATVELHTDSTYVRNGITSWLASWKRNGWRTAAKQPVKNADLWQRLEAACTRHQVTWLWVKGHNGHPENERADALANRGMTEARTSAVPAGR, from the coding sequence ATGGTGGACGAGACGACCGGCAGGGTCGTGCAGATCTGGACCGACGGCGCGTGCAGCGGCAACCCCGGCCCCGGCGGGTGGGGTGTGCTGCTGCGCTACGGCGCGCACGAGCGGGAACTGTGCGGCGGCGAGGCGACCCCGACCACCAACAACCGGATGGAGCTGATGGCGGCCATCCAGGCCCTGGAGGGCCTGACCCGGGCGGCCACCGTCGAGCTGCACACCGACAGCACGTACGTGCGCAACGGCATCACGAGCTGGCTGGCCTCGTGGAAACGCAACGGATGGCGGACGGCCGCGAAGCAGCCGGTCAAGAACGCCGACCTGTGGCAGCGGCTGGAGGCCGCGTGCACCCGGCACCAGGTCACCTGGCTGTGGGTGAAGGGGCACAACGGCCACCCGGAGAACGAGCGCGCCGACGCGCTGGCCAACCGGGGCATGACCGAGGCCCGTACGTCGGCGGTGCCCGCCGGCCGCTGA
- a CDS encoding lycopene cyclase family protein, translated as MNTRAPLDVDLALVGGGGAASLVLAALDRHGVRDLRIAVIDPVHRRGQDRTWAFWDRPGGDLDPLLAASWPQAEVVTPAGHRVLDLAPLRYAMLRSGPVYDRAAEAERRLGVRRITAPVDALHDDGGHVTVHAGDGGPAVRASWVLDSRPRPPRRPGRTNWLQHFRGWWLESDTPVFDPARAVLMDFRTPQPARGVSFGYVLPVSDRYALVEYTEFGPALLTDAGYDTALAGYRELLGLDPTRLRVREVENGVIPMTDGPFEARPSPRVVRLGTAGGATRPSTGFTFSAMHRQAEQVARALIAGRPPVPDPAYPRRHRWMDAVALRALDAGGVGGPDFFGRLFDRNPAERVLRFLDGATTPAEEVALMSSTRLLPMVAATAGDAAARLRDRLDPARRSATWTVPRPVVGDRADADG; from the coding sequence CGGCACGGGGTGCGCGACCTGCGGATCGCCGTCATCGACCCGGTCCACCGGCGCGGCCAGGACCGGACCTGGGCATTCTGGGACCGTCCCGGCGGCGACCTGGACCCGCTGCTGGCCGCGAGTTGGCCCCAGGCCGAGGTGGTCACGCCCGCCGGCCACCGCGTCCTCGACCTGGCCCCCCTGCGGTACGCCATGCTGCGCTCGGGCCCGGTCTACGACCGGGCTGCCGAGGCCGAGCGGCGGCTCGGGGTGCGGCGGATCACCGCGCCCGTCGACGCCCTGCACGACGACGGCGGGCACGTCACCGTTCACGCCGGCGACGGCGGGCCCGCCGTCCGCGCGTCCTGGGTGCTGGACTCCCGGCCCCGGCCACCCCGGCGCCCCGGACGCACCAACTGGCTCCAGCACTTTCGGGGCTGGTGGCTGGAGTCCGACACGCCGGTCTTCGACCCGGCGCGGGCCGTCCTGATGGACTTCCGCACCCCGCAGCCCGCCCGGGGAGTGTCGTTCGGCTACGTCCTGCCGGTCAGCGACCGGTACGCCCTGGTGGAGTACACGGAGTTCGGCCCCGCCCTGCTCACCGACGCCGGGTACGACACGGCGCTGGCCGGCTACCGGGAACTGCTCGGCCTCGACCCGACCCGGCTGAGGGTACGGGAGGTGGAGAACGGGGTGATCCCGATGACCGACGGCCCGTTCGAGGCCAGACCCTCGCCCCGGGTGGTCCGTCTCGGCACGGCCGGCGGCGCCACCCGACCCTCCACCGGCTTCACCTTCTCCGCCATGCACCGCCAGGCCGAGCAGGTCGCCCGTGCCCTGATCGCCGGCCGCCCGCCGGTGCCCGATCCCGCGTACCCCCGTCGGCACCGCTGGATGGACGCGGTCGCGCTCCGGGCGTTGGACGCCGGCGGTGTCGGCGGGCCGGACTTCTTCGGCCGGCTCTTCGACCGCAACCCCGCCGAGCGGGTGCTGCGGTTCCTCGACGGCGCCACCACCCCGGCGGAGGAGGTGGCGCTGATGAGTTCCACCCGGCTGCTGCCGATGGTCGCCGCCACCGCCGGCGACGCCGCGGCCCGGCTGCGCGACCGCCTCGACCCGGCCCGGCGGTCGGCGACGTGGACGGTCCCGCGGCCGGTGGTCGGCGACCGGGCCGACGCGGACGGCTGA